The Sylvia atricapilla isolate bSylAtr1 chromosome 10, bSylAtr1.pri, whole genome shotgun sequence genome contains a region encoding:
- the LOC136365422 gene encoding uncharacterized protein has protein sequence MGRPRKESAGTSSPRPATTASKSAPAAPPPSTSATRAKATAAGSQPCGTSAAKAATPTHGRGTKADPAQPRSTASRGARGDAGDKSKAPTKSSTSQKAADAKGATSPAKTDLCPQKKQPGADLSKACDRFLPPVKSQDIPRVEKETRGQRENPKWYEWRENRITASVAPKIANSRFANSKTDEVPKSYLKEVVSSGSKVQTPAMTWGIRNEKVAVEAYKQKSQKGGKPVQVEDCGLFIHPEKNWLAASPDGIIKDAATGKDLGLLEVKCPYKHRNRTVREACKDKDFCLEVDGDSYALKKNHPYFTQVQCQLGTTGFQRADFVVHTNKETAVVPVEFDREFWGKTVPKLEKFYTEAVIPHLEQKAGSSAWAKEE, from the coding sequence ATGGGGAGACCCAGGAAGGAGTCTGCTGGCACATCATCCCCCCGCCCGGCCACAACCGCCTCCAAAAGTGCCCCTGCTGCACCCCCGCCTTCCACTTCAGCCACCCGGGCCAAGgccacagctgcaggcagccaaCCCTGCGGCACTTCTGCTGCCAAGGCTGCCACCCCCACACACGGGCGGGGGACAAAGGCAGACCCTGCTCAGCCAAGATCCACAGCATCCCGCGGGGCCCGAGGAGATGCTGGGGACAAGAGCAAAGCGCCCACCAAGAGTTCTACAAGCCAGAAGGCAGCTGATGCTAAGGGAGCCACTAGTCCTGCCAAAACTGACCTGTGCCCACAGAAGAAGCAGCCTGGGGCTGACCTGAGCAAGGCCTGCGACCGGTTCCTGCCCCCTGTAAAGAGCCAGGACATCCCGAGGGTGGAGAAGGAGACCCGGGGCCAGCGGGAGAACCCCAAGTGGTACGAGTGGCGGGAGAACCGCATCACTGCCTCCGTGGCCCCCAAAATTGCCAACAGCAGGTTTGCCAACAGCAAGACAGACGAGGTGCCCAAGTCCTACTTAAAAGAGGTGGTGAGCTCTGGCTCCAAGGTGCAGACCCCCGCCATGACCTGGGGGATCCGCAATGAGAAGGTGGCGGTGGAGGCATACAAGCAGAAGTCACAGAAGGGGGGCAAGCCAGTGCAAGTGGAGGACTGTGGCCTTTTCATTCACCCAGAGAAGAACTGGCTTGCTGCCAGCCCAGATGGGATCATCAAGGATGCAGCCACAGGGaaggacctggggctgctggaggtgaaGTGTCCCTACAAGCACAGGAACAGGACGGTGCGCGAGGCCTGCAAGGACAAGGATTTCTGCCTTGAAGTGGATGGGGATTCCTATGCCCTGAAGAAGAATCATCCCTACTTTACCCAGGTCCAGTGCCAGCTGGGAACCACTGGCTTCCAGCGGGCTGACTTCGTGGTGCACACCAACAAGGAGACAGCTGTGGTCCCCGTGGAGTTTGACAGGGAGTTCTGGGGGAAGACGGTGCCCAAGCTGGAGAAGTTTTACACGGAGGCAGTGATTCCCCACCTGGAGCAGaaggcaggcagctctgcctgggccAAGGAGGAGTAG